In Croceicoccus sp. Ery15, a genomic segment contains:
- a CDS encoding amidohydrolase, which produces MKYMLRAAAGATAMLAAMPLFSAPVMAGPAAAEIDRIDRLVMADSDRLTAIFKDIHQNPELAFAETRTAGIVARELQALGFEVQTGIAETGVVGILRNGDGPVVMYRADMDANAVAEANDLPYKSTVRVTRDDGTEAPVAHMCGHDAHVTWMLGMARAMTQMKEAWSGTLVLVGQPAEEPITGAQAMIDAGMYETHGVPKPDYFIGIHTAPLPVGTVVSAPGPLMAGTDQVDILFKGIGGHGSMPQMTKDPVLMAALAVVEFQAIVSRTVTPQETAVLTVGSIQAGSDNNVIPATALLKANLRWYSEATRQQMLRGIKSVSEGLARTYGMPEDQMPDITMKGSSTPLVNDADLSARLGGTLSDVLGEDAVIQSFPPATGSEDVHLLLGPHTDVPFTLLVVGVADPAAYRQAVSEGKQFPFSAHNPNFMVDLKAIPEGTRVATISVFDLMRPEAP; this is translated from the coding sequence ATGAAATACATGCTTCGTGCGGCCGCGGGGGCGACGGCCATGCTTGCTGCCATGCCGCTTTTTTCCGCACCGGTGATGGCCGGACCGGCTGCGGCAGAAATCGATCGGATCGACCGGTTGGTGATGGCCGATAGCGACAGGCTTACCGCGATATTCAAGGATATCCATCAGAATCCCGAACTTGCCTTTGCCGAAACGCGCACGGCCGGGATCGTGGCCAGGGAACTGCAGGCGCTGGGCTTTGAAGTGCAGACCGGCATCGCCGAAACGGGCGTCGTCGGCATTTTGCGCAATGGCGATGGTCCAGTGGTGATGTACCGCGCCGACATGGACGCCAATGCCGTGGCTGAGGCCAACGACCTGCCGTATAAAAGCACTGTCCGTGTAACGCGCGATGACGGGACCGAGGCACCCGTTGCCCATATGTGCGGCCATGACGCGCATGTGACATGGATGCTGGGCATGGCGCGCGCGATGACGCAGATGAAAGAGGCGTGGTCGGGCACTCTGGTGCTGGTCGGCCAACCAGCGGAAGAACCGATTACCGGCGCGCAGGCGATGATCGATGCGGGCATGTACGAAACCCATGGCGTGCCCAAACCGGATTATTTCATCGGTATCCACACCGCACCCTTGCCCGTGGGAACAGTGGTCAGCGCGCCGGGACCCTTGATGGCGGGAACCGATCAGGTCGACATCCTGTTCAAGGGCATCGGCGGTCACGGATCGATGCCGCAAATGACGAAGGACCCGGTGCTGATGGCCGCGCTGGCCGTGGTGGAATTTCAGGCCATCGTCAGCCGCACCGTAACACCGCAGGAAACGGCCGTGCTGACCGTCGGATCGATACAGGCCGGTTCGGACAATAATGTCATCCCCGCCACCGCACTGCTAAAGGCCAATCTGCGCTGGTACAGCGAAGCGACCCGCCAGCAGATGCTGCGCGGCATCAAATCGGTGAGCGAGGGCCTGGCCCGCACCTATGGCATGCCCGAAGACCAGATGCCCGACATTACGATGAAGGGCAGCTCGACGCCGCTGGTGAACGATGCGGACCTGTCCGCGCGTCTGGGCGGCACCCTGTCGGACGTTCTGGGCGAGGATGCGGTGATTCAATCCTTTCCGCCAGCGACGGGTTCGGAAGATGTCCATCTGCTGCTTGGTCCCCACACCGATGTTCCCTTTACGCTGCTGGTGGTCGGCGTGGCGGATCCTGCGGCCTATCGTCAGGCAGTCAGCGAAGGGAAGCAGTTCCCCTTTTCGGCGCATAATCCCAATTTCATGGTCGATCTGAAAGCCATTCCCGAAGGCACGCGCGTGGCCACGATATCGGTGTTCGATCTGATGCGGCCGGAAGCGCCGTAA
- a CDS encoding dienelactone hydrolase family protein: protein MCDERQLADMARSPGAMNRRSFAALGGAAVLAGCTSAGEPAQAGDGVPGASGVLRSEVAIATPAGTADATFYRPAQGAHPAIIMWPDIAGVRPASQQMAQRLAAAGYAVLHPNPYYRSVKGQQFADFASFMGEEGFAKVGPWREKNTPEAVMADSKAFVAWLDAQDAVDTSRGIGANGHCMTGSWTFYAAAAAPERVKAAASMHGGGLVTDAPNSPHRIMQAGAMYLVCISQDDDAKQPDAKDALQTAAEAAGAKAEITVYPADHGWTVLDSPKYAEMEAERAWARMLEAFGGL, encoded by the coding sequence ATGTGCGACGAACGCCAGCTGGCCGATATGGCCCGATCACCGGGCGCGATGAACCGCCGCAGTTTTGCCGCATTGGGCGGGGCGGCGGTGCTGGCAGGCTGCACTTCCGCCGGTGAACCGGCACAGGCGGGCGATGGTGTTCCGGGCGCATCGGGCGTGCTGCGCAGCGAAGTCGCCATTGCAACCCCTGCGGGCACGGCTGACGCGACATTCTATCGCCCCGCACAGGGCGCGCATCCCGCGATCATCATGTGGCCCGATATTGCGGGCGTTCGCCCCGCCTCGCAGCAAATGGCCCAGCGGCTTGCGGCGGCGGGCTATGCGGTGCTGCATCCCAATCCCTATTACCGGTCGGTCAAGGGCCAGCAATTTGCCGATTTCGCCAGCTTTATGGGCGAGGAAGGCTTTGCCAAGGTCGGCCCGTGGCGCGAAAAGAACACGCCCGAGGCAGTGATGGCGGACAGCAAGGCCTTTGTCGCATGGCTCGACGCGCAGGATGCGGTGGACACATCGCGCGGGATCGGTGCGAACGGCCATTGCATGACCGGTTCGTGGACCTTTTACGCCGCCGCCGCCGCGCCCGAACGGGTCAAGGCCGCTGCATCGATGCATGGCGGCGGTCTGGTCACCGACGCACCGAACAGCCCGCACCGGATCATGCAGGCTGGCGCGATGTATCTGGTGTGCATCTCGCAGGACGACGATGCGAAACAGCCCGACGCCAAAGACGCGCTGCAAACCGCCGCCGAGGCCGCCGGCGCCAAGGCAGAGATCACTGTCTATCCCGCCGACCACGGCTGGACCGTGCTCGACAGTCCGAAATATGCCGAGATGGAAGCGGAACGGGCATGGGCGCGGATGCTGGAGGCGTTCGGGGGGCTGTAG
- a CDS encoding RlmE family RNA methyltransferase, giving the protein MSRSGSDRQKLKSNKKRTASSARWLARQLNDPYVAKAKAEGYRSRAAFKLAELDEKFGLLKGTRAVVDLGIAPGGWSQLVAKKCPQARIVGIDLLEVEPLPGVTIFQMDFMDDAAPDVLMEALGEAPDLVLSDMAANTVGHKQTDHLRTMGLVEAAADFAIRTLAEGGTFVAKVFAGGTDTALLAELKRHFTSVKHAKPPASRKDSSEWYVIAAGCKGTPADRNV; this is encoded by the coding sequence ATGAGCAGATCGGGAAGCGACCGTCAGAAGCTGAAAAGCAACAAGAAGCGCACGGCCAGCAGCGCTCGCTGGCTGGCGCGGCAATTGAACGACCCTTATGTCGCCAAGGCCAAGGCCGAAGGATACCGCAGCCGCGCCGCGTTCAAGCTGGCCGAGCTGGACGAGAAATTCGGCCTGCTGAAAGGCACGCGCGCGGTGGTCGATCTGGGCATTGCACCGGGCGGGTGGAGCCAGCTGGTCGCCAAAAAATGCCCGCAGGCCAGGATCGTCGGCATCGATCTGCTGGAAGTCGAACCGCTGCCCGGCGTGACCATTTTCCAGATGGATTTCATGGACGACGCCGCCCCGGACGTGTTGATGGAAGCGCTGGGCGAGGCGCCCGATCTGGTGCTGTCGGACATGGCGGCGAATACGGTGGGCCACAAACAGACCGACCATTTGCGCACCATGGGACTGGTCGAGGCCGCCGCCGATTTCGCGATCCGCACCTTGGCCGAAGGGGGCACTTTCGTCGCCAAGGTCTTCGCAGGCGGCACCGATACGGCGCTGCTGGCAGAGCTGAAGCGCCATTTCACCAGCGTCAAACACGCCAAGCCGCCTGCCAGCCGCAAGGACAGTTCGGAATGGTATGTCATCGCGGCAGGCTGCAAGGGCACGCCCGCGGATCGCAACGTCTGA
- a CDS encoding Ppx/GppA phosphatase family protein, translating into MAESLPPASHDGDRRSRRGRRRAHADPDREARKGKSGPAAGVKSRDGAKGRDVRPNGRAPSRKNGKQPSERRSADAPRPVRSANAAPLHQAPASRQAYAAIDLGTNNCRLLIARAQGENFMVIDAFSRVVRLGEGLAQSGRLSDEAMERALGALKVCSQKLRRRNVHLARSVATEACRRAANGQDFIDRVRRETGIVLDVISAQEEARLAVLGCHVLLERGEGPAMIFDIGGGSTELVLIETGDVVPRIMDWQSVPWGVVSLTESFPAPDGESDGARLARYAAMRQQVADSFSEFSARLNPHRDIPREENEHGPRLLGTSGTVTTLASVHLGLEQYDRQAVDGLIVPAGAMRDIASQLSGMDMAQRAQLPCIGHDRAELVVAGCAILETILDLWPATRLGVADRGIREGILRSLMGGTHGHSRPPLPHREHPL; encoded by the coding sequence ATGGCGGAATCGCTTCCGCCGGCATCGCATGACGGGGATCGGCGCAGCAGGCGCGGTCGTCGCCGTGCCCACGCCGATCCGGACAGAGAGGCCCGCAAGGGCAAATCGGGTCCCGCTGCCGGCGTAAAAAGCAGGGATGGCGCGAAAGGCAGAGATGTCAGGCCGAACGGCCGCGCACCGTCCCGCAAGAATGGCAAACAGCCGTCGGAACGACGTTCTGCCGATGCGCCCCGACCGGTGCGTTCGGCAAACGCTGCCCCTTTGCATCAGGCTCCCGCGTCGCGGCAGGCCTATGCCGCGATCGATCTTGGCACCAATAATTGCCGCCTGCTGATCGCCCGCGCGCAGGGTGAGAATTTCATGGTGATCGACGCATTCAGCCGCGTCGTCCGTCTGGGCGAAGGGCTGGCGCAAAGCGGGCGGCTGTCGGACGAGGCGATGGAGCGGGCGCTGGGTGCGCTGAAGGTCTGTTCGCAGAAACTGCGCCGCCGCAATGTGCATCTGGCACGCAGCGTCGCGACCGAGGCTTGCCGCCGCGCCGCCAACGGTCAGGATTTTATCGACCGTGTGCGCCGGGAAACGGGAATCGTGCTCGACGTGATCAGCGCGCAGGAAGAGGCGCGGCTGGCCGTTTTGGGCTGCCACGTCCTGCTGGAACGCGGCGAAGGGCCTGCGATGATCTTCGACATCGGCGGCGGATCGACGGAGCTGGTACTGATCGAAACGGGTGATGTCGTCCCGCGCATCATGGACTGGCAATCGGTGCCATGGGGCGTCGTTTCGCTGACCGAAAGCTTCCCCGCCCCCGATGGCGAGAGCGACGGGGCGCGACTGGCCCGCTATGCCGCAATGCGCCAACAGGTGGCCGACAGTTTCAGCGAGTTTTCGGCGCGGCTGAACCCCCATCGCGACATTCCGCGAGAGGAGAACGAGCACGGCCCCCGCCTGCTGGGCACCAGCGGCACGGTGACCACGCTGGCCAGCGTGCATCTGGGGCTGGAACAATATGACAGGCAGGCGGTCGACGGGCTGATCGTGCCCGCCGGTGCGATGCGCGACATCGCCAGCCAACTTTCGGGCATGGACATGGCACAGCGCGCGCAATTGCCCTGTATCGGGCACGACCGTGCCGAGCTGGTGGTGGCGGGCTGTGCGATCCTTGAAACCATCCTCGACCTGTGGCCCGCGACGCGGCTGGGCGTGGCCGACCGCGGCATTCGCGAAGGCATCCTGCGGTCGCTGATGGGCGGCACACATGGGCATTCAAGACCGCCCCTTCCCCACCGCGAACACCCGCTGTAA
- a CDS encoding nitronate monooxygenase family protein: MTSHTKTQALMARGAEFLGSEYAILCGAMSWVSERNLVSAISNAGGFGVIACGAMTPELLDAEIAATKAMTGKPFGVNLITMHPQIMDLIEVCAKHSVGHVVLAGGLPPKGSVEAIKAGSSNGPGAKVICFAPTLALAKKLLRSGADAMVIEGMEAGGHIGPVSTSVLAQEFLPELANDHLVFVAGGIGRGEAIAGYLEMGAAGVQLGTRFAAATESIAHPDFKKAFFRAGARDAVASVQVDPRLPVIPVRALKNKGTEAFTAKQREVAQLLDSEGIPMIEAQLQIEHYWAGALRRAVIDGDIENGSLMAGQSVGMVKAEEPVADIIASLLDESEAALSRR; this comes from the coding sequence ATGACCAGCCACACCAAAACACAGGCGCTGATGGCGCGCGGTGCGGAATTCCTTGGCAGCGAATATGCGATCCTGTGCGGCGCGATGAGCTGGGTTTCAGAGCGTAACCTTGTCTCGGCCATTTCCAATGCGGGCGGGTTCGGCGTGATCGCGTGCGGCGCGATGACACCCGAATTGCTCGACGCCGAAATCGCCGCGACCAAGGCGATGACCGGCAAGCCTTTCGGCGTGAACCTGATCACCATGCACCCGCAGATCATGGATCTGATCGAGGTATGCGCCAAACATTCGGTCGGCCATGTCGTGCTGGCAGGCGGCCTGCCGCCCAAGGGCAGTGTCGAGGCGATCAAGGCCGGATCCTCCAACGGGCCTGGTGCCAAGGTCATCTGTTTCGCGCCCACGCTGGCGCTGGCCAAGAAACTGCTGCGTTCGGGCGCGGATGCCATGGTGATCGAGGGGATGGAGGCAGGCGGCCATATCGGCCCCGTGTCGACCAGCGTTCTGGCACAGGAATTCCTGCCCGAACTGGCGAATGACCACCTCGTCTTCGTCGCAGGCGGCATCGGTCGGGGCGAGGCGATCGCAGGCTATCTGGAAATGGGCGCGGCGGGCGTGCAGCTGGGAACGCGCTTTGCCGCTGCCACCGAAAGCATCGCGCATCCCGATTTCAAAAAGGCGTTCTTCCGCGCCGGTGCCCGCGATGCGGTGGCAAGCGTTCAGGTCGATCCGCGCCTGCCCGTCATCCCCGTCCGCGCGCTGAAGAACAAGGGGACCGAGGCGTTCACCGCGAAACAGCGCGAAGTCGCGCAATTGCTCGACAGCGAAGGCATCCCCATGATCGAGGCGCAATTGCAGATCGAACATTATTGGGCGGGCGCGCTGCGCCGCGCGGTGATCGACGGCGATATCGAGAACGGGTCGCTGATGGCGGGCCAGTCGGTCGGCATGGTCAAGGCCGAGGAGCCCGTCGCCGACATCATCGCCAGCCTGCTGGACGAGAGCGAGGCCGCGCTCTCCCGCCGATAA
- a CDS encoding TonB-dependent receptor, protein MHHRIALLAGAASAVIAAASPAFAQDQAAEGEIVVTGQRAQQERGIAAKRDALGIVEVAASDDIGRLPDRNVAEVVERLPGVGVQYDQGEGRYVAIRGIPSSLNGYTLNGFEIGNPDGNTRALPLDIISGALLNRLEVTKVRTPDLLGQGIGGTVNLVPQTAFDYAKPFIVTGSAQVGFQELRDEDHPVQADLTVGGVFGSEGQFGILLGGSYSDRTFTSYGIYPDDWFEVEGAARGGMPTNIKYTDYRLSRERIGVSGSFDYQGGNTDLYLRGFYSRFTEDEYRQRFRLDFSDGAVFDAGGLTGMSDETEQRSDLRLEYKEKSVLVGMAGGETRLGDITIGYGAARTHNEVIEPNDSWQFRGNPGDVTFDFTDRLYTVTPVDGYLAPADLGFRSYGHQDQFGDEDIWQLRADVQYDQAWGFAKFGVNARLTDKGFDDESVSYARNAAPDRFTLESLSGDDVIVSPGSNRDYLVTPTIDADLIRAFTDANLSGPLFVLDEEGTLADQVLSDYQLDEDVLSAYAMANIEFSDALALTIGARVEHTKLDITGYRLENEVDVVPASDKRDYTNVLPTAILRVTPADDVVMRLSYSRSVGRPDYTDLSPGGEMGYVQLDNGNYDGSLSLGNSGLDPYVADSLDMIFEYYFMRGGLVSAGVFAKWIDNPIFNRSFTQENVEFGGRFYETLEFSQPENASSGEIMGLELAWQQQFTFLPGLLSGLGANANVTFLDGSLSVPGRGNTPFPEQSDLLWGAELFYQYGPVQASVGYHHTGRALIGIAGDPIEDQYNDDLRRLDAKVSVDIGDHFTVFAQGQNLTDEPTRQYQGGIRDWVIQQERYGRAYWLGASFRY, encoded by the coding sequence ATGCATCATCGTATCGCGCTGCTCGCAGGGGCGGCCAGTGCCGTTATTGCCGCGGCGAGCCCCGCATTCGCGCAGGATCAGGCGGCGGAGGGCGAAATCGTCGTCACCGGCCAGCGCGCGCAGCAGGAACGCGGGATCGCGGCAAAGCGCGATGCGCTGGGCATTGTCGAGGTTGCCGCATCGGACGATATCGGCCGCCTTCCCGACCGCAACGTGGCCGAAGTGGTCGAACGCCTGCCCGGTGTAGGCGTGCAATACGATCAGGGCGAAGGGCGCTATGTCGCCATTCGCGGCATTCCGTCATCGCTGAACGGCTATACGCTGAACGGCTTCGAAATCGGCAATCCCGACGGCAATACCCGCGCCCTGCCGCTCGACATCATCTCGGGTGCTTTGCTCAACCGGCTGGAAGTGACCAAGGTGCGCACGCCCGACCTGCTGGGGCAGGGGATTGGCGGAACGGTTAATCTGGTGCCGCAAACCGCGTTCGATTACGCCAAGCCCTTCATCGTCACCGGCAGTGCGCAAGTGGGCTTTCAGGAACTGCGCGACGAGGATCATCCGGTGCAGGCCGACCTGACCGTAGGCGGCGTGTTCGGCAGCGAGGGGCAGTTCGGCATTCTGCTGGGCGGCAGCTATTCCGACCGCACTTTCACCAGCTATGGCATCTATCCTGACGACTGGTTCGAGGTCGAGGGTGCGGCGCGTGGCGGCATGCCCACCAATATCAAATATACCGACTATCGCCTTAGCCGCGAACGGATCGGCGTGTCGGGATCGTTCGATTATCAGGGCGGCAATACCGATCTTTATCTGCGCGGCTTTTATTCGCGCTTTACCGAGGACGAGTATCGCCAGCGTTTCCGCCTCGACTTCTCGGACGGGGCGGTGTTCGACGCGGGCGGGCTGACCGGCATGTCGGACGAAACCGAACAGCGCAGCGATCTGCGGCTGGAATATAAGGAAAAATCGGTGCTGGTCGGCATGGCCGGCGGCGAGACGCGGCTGGGCGACATCACTATCGGCTATGGCGCAGCGCGCACCCATAACGAGGTGATCGAGCCGAACGACAGCTGGCAGTTCCGCGGCAATCCGGGCGATGTGACCTTTGACTTCACCGACCGGCTTTATACCGTCACACCGGTCGACGGCTATCTCGCGCCCGCAGACCTCGGCTTTCGCAGCTATGGCCATCAGGACCAGTTCGGGGACGAGGATATCTGGCAGCTGCGCGCCGACGTTCAGTACGATCAGGCATGGGGCTTTGCGAAATTTGGCGTCAATGCGCGGCTGACCGACAAGGGTTTCGACGACGAATCGGTCAGCTATGCGCGCAATGCCGCGCCCGACCGGTTTACGCTGGAGAGCCTGTCGGGCGACGATGTGATCGTCAGCCCCGGATCGAACCGCGATTACCTTGTCACCCCGACCATCGACGCCGATCTGATCCGCGCCTTTACCGATGCCAATCTGTCGGGCCCGCTGTTCGTTCTGGACGAGGAAGGCACGCTGGCCGATCAGGTCCTGTCGGATTATCAGCTGGATGAGGATGTGCTGTCGGCCTATGCGATGGCGAATATCGAATTCAGCGATGCGCTGGCGCTGACCATCGGTGCGCGGGTCGAACATACGAAGCTCGACATTACCGGCTATCGACTTGAGAACGAGGTCGATGTCGTGCCCGCCAGCGACAAGCGCGATTACACCAATGTGCTGCCCACCGCGATCCTGCGCGTGACGCCTGCCGACGATGTGGTCATGCGCCTGTCCTATTCGCGCAGCGTCGGGCGGCCCGATTATACCGACCTCTCGCCGGGCGGAGAGATGGGCTATGTCCAGCTCGACAATGGCAATTACGACGGTTCGCTGTCGCTCGGCAATTCGGGGCTGGACCCCTATGTCGCCGACTCGCTCGACATGATTTTCGAATATTACTTCATGCGCGGCGGTCTGGTGTCGGCGGGCGTGTTCGCCAAATGGATCGACAATCCGATCTTCAACCGCAGCTTTACGCAGGAAAACGTCGAATTTGGCGGGCGCTTTTACGAAACGCTGGAATTCAGCCAGCCCGAAAACGCGTCGAGCGGCGAGATCATGGGTCTGGAACTGGCATGGCAGCAGCAGTTCACCTTCCTGCCCGGCCTGCTGTCGGGTCTGGGCGCGAATGCCAATGTCACCTTCCTCGACGGCAGCCTTAGCGTTCCGGGGCGCGGCAATACGCCTTTCCCCGAACAATCGGACCTGCTGTGGGGGGCGGAACTGTTCTATCAATACGGTCCGGTGCAGGCCTCTGTCGGCTATCACCACACGGGCCGTGCGCTGATCGGCATTGCCGGCGATCCGATCGAGGATCAGTATAACGACGATCTGCGCCGTCTGGATGCCAAGGTCTCGGTCGATATCGGCGATCATTTCACCGTGTTTGCACAGGGCCAGAACCTGACGGACGAACCGACGCGCCAGTATCAGGGTGGCATCCGCGACTGGGTGATCCAGCAGGAACGCTATGGCCGGGCCTATTGGCTGGGGGCATCGTTCCGCTATTGA
- a CDS encoding ABC-F family ATP-binding cassette domain-containing protein, producing MLTIDGVTVRLGGRPILERASASIPQGARVGLIGRNGAGKSTLMKAIIGEIEPDDGEIAKPNRARLGYIAQEAPSGTTTPEEAVLAADTERAQLLEEAETCTDPDRLGDVHDRLLAIDAYSAPARAAKILSGLGFDEEMQKRPLDSFSGGWKMRVALGALLFSEPDVLLLDEPSNHLDLEATLWLENFLKAYPATVLVISHERDLLNKVVDHILHLQGGQLTLYPGGYDAFEKQRAERAAQLAAAKANQDAQRARLADYVARNSARASTAKQAQSRAKMLAKMQPIAALMEDPSLSFDFPSPEELRSPMITLDNASVGYQEDKPVLRRLGLRIDADDRIALLGRNGNGKTTFARLLAAQLQPQEGAMNASGKMKAGYFTQYQVEELPSDSTPLELMTRAMEGKTPAAVRAQLGRFGFSGNRATAQVETLSGGERARLALALITRDAPHLLILDEPTNHLDVDAREALIQALNDYAGAVILISHDRHMVELTADRLVLVDDGTAREYAGSMDDYIDFVLGRNQPKEKKASTTKPAANSSKSRAQARFVKSELAKVEKTMAKLQGRISEIDRAMYEPANAAPEWADRTMGDLLEHRARIAGELQGVEAEWLALGEKLEEAEAA from the coding sequence ATGCTTACGATTGACGGCGTCACCGTCCGGCTTGGTGGCCGGCCCATCCTCGAACGTGCCAGTGCCTCGATCCCGCAGGGGGCGCGGGTCGGGCTGATCGGGCGCAATGGCGCGGGCAAGTCCACGCTGATGAAAGCGATCATCGGCGAGATCGAGCCCGACGACGGCGAGATCGCCAAGCCCAATCGCGCCCGCCTCGGCTATATCGCGCAGGAAGCGCCCAGCGGCACGACCACGCCGGAAGAGGCGGTGCTGGCAGCCGATACCGAACGCGCGCAATTGCTGGAGGAAGCCGAGACCTGCACCGACCCCGACCGGCTGGGCGATGTGCACGACCGGTTGCTCGCCATCGATGCCTATAGCGCGCCCGCGCGCGCGGCGAAGATCCTGTCGGGCCTCGGCTTTGACGAGGAAATGCAAAAGCGACCGCTCGACAGTTTTTCGGGCGGCTGGAAGATGCGCGTGGCGCTGGGCGCGCTGCTGTTTTCCGAGCCTGACGTGCTGCTGCTGGACGAGCCGTCGAACCACCTCGACCTTGAAGCGACCTTGTGGCTCGAAAATTTCCTCAAGGCCTATCCCGCGACCGTGCTAGTGATCAGCCACGAACGCGACCTGCTGAACAAGGTGGTCGATCACATCCTACATCTGCAGGGCGGGCAACTGACCCTGTATCCGGGGGGTTACGACGCGTTCGAGAAACAGCGCGCCGAACGCGCCGCGCAGCTGGCCGCGGCCAAGGCCAATCAGGATGCGCAAAGGGCGCGGTTGGCCGATTATGTCGCGCGCAATTCGGCCCGCGCCTCGACCGCGAAGCAGGCGCAGTCGCGCGCCAAGATGCTGGCGAAAATGCAGCCCATCGCCGCGCTGATGGAAGACCCCTCGCTCAGCTTCGATTTCCCGTCGCCCGAAGAGCTGCGCTCCCCCATGATCACGCTCGACAATGCGTCCGTAGGGTATCAGGAAGACAAGCCCGTCCTGCGCCGCCTTGGCCTGCGGATCGACGCGGACGACCGCATCGCCCTGCTGGGCAGGAACGGCAACGGCAAGACCACTTTCGCCCGCCTGCTGGCCGCGCAATTACAGCCGCAGGAAGGGGCGATGAATGCATCTGGCAAGATGAAGGCGGGCTATTTCACCCAGTATCAGGTGGAGGAACTGCCCAGCGATTCCACCCCGCTGGAACTGATGACCCGCGCGATGGAGGGCAAGACCCCTGCCGCCGTGCGCGCGCAGCTGGGGCGGTTCGGCTTTTCGGGCAATCGCGCCACCGCGCAGGTCGAAACCTTGTCGGGCGGCGAGCGCGCGCGGCTGGCGCTGGCGCTGATCACCCGCGACGCGCCGCATCTGCTGATCCTTGACGAGCCGACCAACCACCTCGACGTCGACGCGCGCGAGGCGCTGATACAGGCGCTCAACGATTATGCAGGGGCGGTCATTCTGATCAGCCACGACCGGCACATGGTCGAATTGACGGCCGACCGTCTTGTGTTGGTCGATGACGGCACGGCCCGCGAATATGCGGGCAGCATGGACGATTACATCGATTTCGTGCTGGGCCGGAACCAGCCGAAAGAGAAGAAGGCCTCCACCACCAAACCCGCTGCCAATTCGTCGAAATCGCGGGCGCAGGCGCGTTTCGTGAAATCGGAACTGGCAAAGGTCGAAAAGACCATGGCGAAGCTGCAGGGCCGGATCAGCGAGATCGACCGCGCCATGTATGAACCCGCCAATGCCGCCCCCGAATGGGCCGATCGCACGATGGGCGACCTGCTGGAACACCGCGCGCGTATCGCCGGCGAATTGCAAGGCGTCGAAGCCGAATGGCTGGCGCTGGGCGAGAAGCTGGAAGAAGCCGAAGCGGCTTAG
- the pyrC gene encoding dihydroorotase has translation MTDTITIRRPDDWHVHLRDGAMLQAVAGYTARQFGRAIIMPNLTPPVTTVAAAQAYRDRIMAALPAGADFTPLMVCYLTDGIDPAEIERGFTSGVFTACKLYPAHATTNSAHGVTDIMKLTGVLDTMQRIGMPLLIHGEVTDGDVDIFDREAVFIERTLAPLVRDYPALKIVLEHITTAEAVDFVEGSGPNIAATITPQHMIINRNAILVGGIRPHNYCLPIAKREKHRLAVRKAGVSGSPKFFLGTDSAPHEIGRKENACGCAGIFNAPYAIETYAQVFDEEGALDRFEGFASLNGPAFYGLPVNEGTITLTRSDNPVPATLGEGETCVVPYFAGETLRWTLAD, from the coding sequence ATGACCGATACGATCACGATCCGCCGCCCCGACGACTGGCATGTCCATTTGCGCGACGGCGCAATGTTGCAGGCCGTGGCAGGCTATACCGCGCGGCAGTTCGGGCGGGCGATCATCATGCCCAATCTGACCCCGCCGGTCACCACGGTCGCGGCGGCACAGGCCTATCGCGACAGGATCATGGCGGCGCTGCCCGCAGGTGCGGATTTCACCCCGCTGATGGTCTGCTATCTGACCGACGGGATCGATCCGGCGGAAATAGAGCGCGGCTTTACCAGCGGCGTGTTTACCGCGTGCAAGCTATATCCCGCGCATGCCACCACCAATTCGGCCCATGGCGTCACCGATATCATGAAGCTGACCGGCGTGCTGGACACCATGCAGCGCATCGGCATGCCGCTGTTGATCCATGGAGAGGTGACCGATGGCGACGTCGATATCTTCGACCGCGAGGCGGTGTTCATCGAACGCACGCTGGCCCCGCTGGTGCGCGATTATCCCGCGCTGAAGATCGTGCTGGAACACATCACCACGGCAGAGGCAGTGGATTTCGTCGAAGGCAGCGGGCCGAATATCGCCGCGACCATCACGCCGCAGCACATGATCATCAACCGAAACGCGATCCTTGTCGGCGGCATCCGCCCGCACAATTACTGCCTGCCCATCGCCAAGCGCGAGAAGCACCGGCTGGCCGTGCGCAAGGCGGGCGTTTCGGGATCGCCGAAGTTCTTCCTTGGCACCGACAGCGCGCCGCATGAAATCGGGCGCAAGGAAAACGCCTGCGGCTGCGCGGGTATCTTCAACGCGCCCTATGCCATCGAAACCTATGCGCAGGTGTTCGACGAAGAAGGCGCGCTGGACCGGTTCGAGGGTTTCGCATCGCTCAACGGGCCTGCATTCTACGGGCTGCCGGTGAACGAAGGGACAATCACCCTGACCCGCAGCGACAACCCCGTCCCCGCCACGCTGGGAGAAGGCGAGACCTGCGTCGTGCCCTATTTCGCGGGCGAAACCCTGCGCTGGACGCTGGCTGACTAA